From the genome of Staphylococcus haemolyticus, one region includes:
- the dptG gene encoding DNA phosphorothioation-dependent restriction protein DptG has translation MDFNGTNALIKHLKLDEGSPKYNRSFDYNILPFFTRQNERAKFKNGFMPIIGAMARYSLGLKIEYNHEDYDISNIYENVESVGHLDENEKNMLLKRLFDFDKISSINHPRILNFQPLSEGSDKKGEINIALYISKAFDLNNNLTWKNFISTTKSHNLMEKMFFDSIKKIGTKEIKNSFVTLPDDLFTTRKEDLDFLLKHKDFALKNLDKFFAFYYFQYITQTVINTDNLNKIKNGVELEPLYFTLDSEKLSSSRITYKKGFNYIKERKKYTLTNDNLTGYLNIIIKDIKNDDKFYSLTEILNFDNNMIKNINYELSKMMRIYKEKLSKEDEISDDFMENLKVFKKWLYTDLDAATSSRYSKSIDEIGDLYFLKSRGSLGKTLTIRNDLLILLTSIIVKDEKKLIKEVFVEFEKRGVFFDRYTKEDVVNFYEKMNILDKKSDSGEVKYVKPVL, from the coding sequence ATGGATTTTAACGGCACTAATGCATTAATAAAACATTTAAAATTAGATGAAGGTTCTCCTAAATATAACAGAAGCTTTGATTATAATATACTTCCCTTTTTTACTCGACAAAACGAAAGAGCAAAATTTAAAAATGGATTCATGCCGATTATTGGGGCTATGGCTAGATACAGTTTAGGTTTAAAAATTGAATATAATCATGAAGACTATGATATAAGCAATATCTATGAAAATGTGGAGAGTGTAGGACATCTTGATGAAAATGAAAAAAACATGTTACTAAAAAGACTCTTTGATTTTGATAAGATATCTTCAATTAATCATCCTCGGATACTTAATTTTCAACCATTAAGTGAAGGTTCTGATAAAAAAGGAGAAATCAATATAGCTTTATATATAAGTAAAGCTTTTGATTTAAATAATAATTTAACTTGGAAAAACTTTATTAGTACAACCAAATCTCATAATTTAATGGAAAAAATGTTTTTTGATTCAATAAAAAAAATTGGTACTAAAGAAATAAAGAATAGTTTTGTCACATTACCAGATGATTTATTTACTACGCGAAAAGAAGACTTAGATTTTTTATTGAAACATAAAGATTTTGCTTTAAAAAATTTAGATAAATTCTTTGCTTTTTATTATTTTCAGTATATTACACAGACAGTTATCAATACTGATAATTTAAATAAAATTAAAAATGGAGTAGAGTTAGAGCCATTGTATTTCACATTAGATAGTGAAAAGTTATCCTCATCTAGGATTACATACAAAAAAGGATTCAATTATATTAAAGAGAGAAAAAAATATACTTTAACAAATGACAATTTAACAGGGTATTTAAATATTATAATTAAGGATATAAAAAATGACGATAAATTTTATTCATTAACAGAGATACTGAATTTTGATAATAATATGATAAAAAATATAAACTATGAATTATCTAAAATGATGAGGATTTATAAAGAAAAATTGTCTAAGGAAGATGAAATATCAGATGATTTCATGGAGAATTTAAAGGTCTTCAAAAAATGGTTATACACTGATTTGGATGCTGCTACTAGTTCGCGATATTCAAAATCAATAGACGAAATTGGAGACTTATATTTTCTAAAAAGTCGTGGTAGTTTAGGGAAAACATTGACAATCAGGAACGACTTATTAATATTATTAACTTCAATAATTGTTAAGGATGAAAAGAAATTAATTAAAGAAGTTTTTGTAGAGTTTGAAAAACGAGGAGTCTTTTTTGATCGATATACAAAAGAAGATGTAGTTAATTTCTACGAGAAAATGAATATTCTTGATAAGAAAAGTGATAGTGGGGAGGTAAAGTATGTCAAACCAGTTTTATAA
- a CDS encoding DUF87 domain-containing protein — MSNQFYNFLDKELRAYLNSTSLNAGDRFFLILNNDDEISSLKTAIENSKDKKVNSFRSNEFSFETIYYMINDKKVIFVFAHDGVTNDFLVTIRNKVSLQKGEWENSVVIFLMKEDLDSITGGSLDLSKKGAPFHTNSLKQNLDKIVNKENHSLEKHESEILKFVIERKFSDELVKYTLLDFESVFSIIQQGEIKKEDYLKLELFEDKQLKSFSNSTKDIKNRLIENSDLFETVSVIHDRGNIKEDIEEKFGVSAPPKLVKDNWYEAEFEPIRKSKETVDNEKRVKIEFNDEGFYHQFNNIEVWNKNSGTTKVKSREKNIIIFKEFSNLETIILPFDKHDDINPSFINTNRAKIYNLSKKETSKVQFKSKSKGKLVIDLSEIKDENEYFIDFTYKHNNSTSLTFKFRILLVNFNSSNIENLKTKYKLKYNVQKKKVEFILDNVENLLSINDENNNLSKVFENGETYDLNEISNLDFSPLVNADIDNIYINLKINDIEYIVRLSEFVNKPVPVSSSNLIKKVFEKKESMIVKDNIAIQDTNEYYLFNDFKIITQIEKSMIENNFTNGVIKDNQLVGETKSLPPLVEKAYKQLCEVIIQKKTVPSLMYYDEDISRAVSNYCETIEEVLKSLTDNEKITEKEILNVHELGTVTDDNNIYFTSLHPLILRYELNKTERFNDDEISEKVFRKYNPIGLLPYFVDVESNYYFANYTESGARWITYKPFETTNKMSSEKMQFIIKTRLNNYKQHFKYLFDINRNYALKVRYIDVKDYKTVIKGTIEHLLDQMKDIQSIHYLNPVNVYMDAIEIIDNIYALYNIKDSDELLEAYNIKIPSNIKKKFNEEDILETIKSKINIFVNKQEENIYHITFFNFNQEPKFSVSNLKEIYSSVTSKGLLSNISYTKIGNSYLSGFGTRGISENNDLIYSALLWNSFVSNNKNYRLNPYKKDEGIVNNVISIENQNLDGVFNDTNWVTFIDPSVDLSYFNSNDYDLYVIHYNDQTSSFNYESITVTNDTEQYSNILKEFLNKVNVDYTPHNIDNIIRSFNILNGEWLLSVIGNRGSKSNYGDHSIREKLSIISAYKQVLSILAHEKITWIPISMEEVLRVSRQQGLDASSDVFSAKELNHSGSISDDLLFIGLELEEENANVHFMPVEVKVGINHTNVIEKAKVQISHLFKVLEKELITPSSQVLTQDFYRQFFLNLYFGNLNKFIENGVIVDEKMHYIYEKRAEILNGNITFSTKIKDEYGIGIAVLFNQENSFRKLIKDSEKNVYELHLTELDAYNDAEKDYETVKHEILNNQRGIDLANLLVSHTNYNLTNENSDVSTSTLEDENNVNNDSNKVEIPPTNDWEDKPSVIEEIDRTEENHDLENVRILLGNAKGSTEKVYWEYGHKQLPNRHILISGKSGQGKTYFMQCLLYEMAKNKLDSLVVDYTDGFLNNQLEEEFTRKLGNNLNTKFIFRDKLPINPFKRNEIDLGGFTVPEENDDIADRVVQIIDFVFKLGIQQSSLLKESIKSGLDIYGENFTFTKLKQRLIDQETTNANTLVGRIDKLLDKDPFAYNNNEFTWNEIFNNEGKVTIMQLKGFVASIQKVITEFLLWDLYNFTEREGSKNVPIPVLLDEMQNLNHKESSPTTKILKEGRKFGWSSWLATQSISSIKNNGGDISALFNAAEQVHFAPPEDQIAFISKNKNNDEKRKMEQDLSSLNKGECLVIGFSNINGELVKKTEIVEVTSLEDRE; from the coding sequence ATGTCAAACCAGTTTTATAATTTTTTAGATAAAGAATTAAGAGCTTATTTAAATAGCACTTCTTTAAACGCAGGGGATAGGTTCTTTTTGATATTAAATAATGACGATGAAATAAGTAGCTTAAAAACAGCAATTGAAAATTCAAAGGATAAGAAAGTTAACAGCTTCAGATCAAATGAATTCAGCTTTGAAACTATTTATTATATGATAAACGATAAAAAAGTAATCTTTGTTTTCGCGCACGATGGCGTTACCAATGATTTTTTAGTGACTATAAGAAATAAAGTATCTTTGCAAAAAGGAGAATGGGAAAATTCAGTAGTTATTTTCTTGATGAAAGAGGACTTAGATAGTATAACAGGCGGCTCATTAGATTTATCTAAAAAAGGAGCACCATTCCATACTAATTCTCTAAAGCAAAACTTAGATAAAATAGTTAATAAGGAGAATCATAGTTTAGAGAAACATGAAAGCGAAATTTTAAAATTTGTAATAGAAAGAAAATTCTCAGATGAACTTGTTAAATATACTTTGCTAGACTTTGAATCTGTATTTAGTATTATTCAACAAGGTGAAATTAAAAAAGAAGATTATTTAAAATTGGAGCTTTTTGAAGATAAACAATTAAAGAGTTTTTCAAATTCAACTAAAGATATAAAAAATAGGCTTATTGAAAATAGTGATTTATTTGAGACTGTTTCAGTTATACATGATAGAGGAAATATTAAAGAAGATATTGAAGAAAAATTCGGTGTCAGTGCCCCTCCTAAATTAGTAAAAGATAATTGGTATGAAGCGGAATTCGAGCCAATTAGAAAAAGTAAAGAGACGGTTGATAATGAAAAAAGGGTGAAAATAGAGTTTAATGATGAAGGATTTTATCATCAATTTAATAATATTGAAGTATGGAATAAAAATTCTGGGACAACTAAGGTTAAATCAAGAGAAAAAAATATAATTATCTTTAAAGAATTCTCAAACTTAGAAACTATAATCTTACCTTTTGACAAACATGATGATATTAATCCATCTTTTATTAATACTAATAGAGCGAAAATATATAACCTATCTAAAAAAGAGACGTCAAAAGTACAATTTAAATCTAAATCTAAAGGTAAATTAGTCATTGATCTTAGTGAAATTAAAGATGAAAATGAGTACTTTATTGATTTTACATATAAACATAATAATTCAACTTCTTTAACTTTTAAATTTAGGATTTTGTTAGTGAATTTTAATAGTTCCAATATTGAAAATCTTAAAACTAAGTATAAGTTGAAATATAATGTTCAAAAGAAAAAGGTTGAATTTATCTTAGATAATGTCGAAAATTTACTATCAATTAATGATGAAAATAATAATCTAAGTAAAGTGTTTGAAAATGGAGAAACTTACGATTTGAATGAAATTTCAAACTTAGACTTCAGTCCATTAGTTAATGCTGATATTGATAATATTTATATTAATTTAAAAATCAATGATATTGAGTATATAGTTAGATTAAGTGAATTTGTAAATAAACCGGTTCCAGTTTCAAGTTCTAATTTAATAAAAAAGGTTTTTGAGAAAAAAGAATCTATGATTGTTAAAGATAATATAGCTATTCAAGATACAAATGAATATTATCTATTTAATGATTTTAAAATCATAACGCAAATTGAAAAATCAATGATTGAAAACAACTTTACTAATGGAGTTATTAAAGATAACCAGCTAGTTGGTGAAACAAAAAGTTTACCACCTTTAGTAGAAAAAGCATATAAGCAATTGTGTGAGGTAATAATTCAGAAAAAAACAGTTCCTAGTTTAATGTATTATGATGAGGACATTAGTAGAGCTGTTTCTAATTATTGTGAAACTATAGAAGAAGTATTGAAAAGTTTAACTGATAATGAAAAAATCACTGAAAAAGAAATATTAAATGTACATGAATTAGGTACTGTGACCGATGATAACAATATATATTTCACCTCATTACATCCACTAATATTAAGATATGAATTAAATAAAACTGAACGTTTTAATGATGATGAAATAAGTGAAAAAGTTTTTAGAAAATATAATCCTATCGGTTTATTACCATATTTTGTAGATGTAGAGTCTAATTATTATTTCGCTAACTATACTGAAAGTGGAGCCAGATGGATTACATATAAACCTTTTGAGACTACAAATAAAATGAGCTCAGAAAAAATGCAGTTTATTATTAAAACACGTTTGAACAACTATAAACAACACTTTAAATATTTATTTGATATTAATAGGAACTATGCACTTAAAGTAAGGTACATTGATGTTAAAGATTATAAGACAGTTATTAAAGGAACTATTGAACACCTTTTAGATCAAATGAAAGATATACAATCAATTCATTATTTAAATCCAGTAAATGTATATATGGATGCTATTGAAATTATTGATAATATATATGCTTTATATAACATTAAAGACAGCGATGAATTATTAGAAGCATATAATATAAAAATTCCTAGTAATATTAAAAAGAAATTTAACGAAGAAGATATATTGGAAACAATAAAATCTAAAATAAATATATTCGTTAATAAGCAAGAAGAAAATATCTATCACATTACGTTTTTTAATTTTAATCAAGAACCTAAGTTTAGTGTGAGCAATCTTAAAGAAATTTACTCTTCTGTTACTAGTAAAGGTCTATTATCAAATATTAGCTATACTAAAATAGGTAATTCATATTTATCTGGATTTGGTACGAGAGGTATATCAGAGAATAACGATTTAATTTATAGTGCATTATTGTGGAATAGTTTTGTTTCTAATAATAAAAATTATCGATTAAATCCATATAAGAAAGATGAAGGAATCGTTAATAATGTTATTAGTATCGAAAATCAAAACCTTGATGGTGTTTTTAACGATACGAATTGGGTAACATTTATAGATCCTTCTGTTGATTTATCTTATTTCAATAGTAATGATTATGATTTGTATGTTATTCATTATAATGATCAAACTTCATCGTTTAATTATGAATCAATTACTGTAACAAATGATACAGAACAATATAGTAATATTCTTAAAGAATTTTTAAATAAAGTTAACGTAGATTATACTCCACATAATATTGATAATATTATCCGATCTTTCAATATCCTTAATGGTGAATGGCTTTTATCAGTTATAGGAAATAGAGGGTCTAAATCAAATTACGGGGATCATTCTATTAGAGAAAAATTAAGTATTATTTCAGCATATAAACAAGTGTTATCAATATTAGCCCATGAAAAAATAACTTGGATTCCAATTTCTATGGAAGAAGTACTTCGAGTGAGTAGACAACAAGGTCTGGATGCAAGTTCAGATGTTTTCTCGGCTAAGGAACTTAATCATAGTGGCTCTATTTCAGATGACTTGTTATTTATAGGCTTAGAATTGGAAGAAGAAAATGCAAATGTCCATTTTATGCCAGTTGAAGTAAAAGTCGGTATTAATCACACTAATGTGATTGAAAAAGCTAAAGTACAAATAAGTCATTTGTTTAAAGTACTGGAAAAAGAATTGATTACTCCATCTTCTCAAGTTTTAACTCAAGATTTTTATAGACAATTTTTCTTGAATTTATATTTTGGTAATTTAAATAAATTTATTGAAAATGGTGTAATTGTGGATGAAAAGATGCACTACATTTATGAGAAAAGAGCAGAAATTTTAAACGGTAACATTACTTTCTCTACTAAGATAAAAGATGAATATGGTATAGGAATAGCAGTATTATTTAATCAAGAAAATAGTTTCAGAAAATTAATTAAAGACAGCGAGAAAAATGTATATGAATTACATTTAACTGAACTAGATGCGTATAATGACGCAGAAAAGGATTATGAAACTGTTAAACATGAAATATTAAACAATCAGAGAGGGATTGATTTAGCAAATTTACTAGTTTCCCATACAAATTATAATCTAACTAATGAAAATAGTGATGTATCAACTTCCACTCTTGAAGATGAAAATAATGTGAACAATGATTCTAATAAAGTGGAAATTCCTCCTACTAATGATTGGGAAGATAAACCTTCTGTTATTGAGGAAATAGATAGAACTGAAGAAAATCACGATTTAGAAAATGTGAGAATTTTATTAGGAAATGCAAAAGGTAGTACTGAAAAAGTGTATTGGGAGTATGGTCATAAACAATTACCTAATCGCCATATATTAATTAGCGGCAAATCTGGACAAGGTAAAACTTACTTTATGCAATGTCTTCTATATGAAATGGCTAAAAATAAACTTGATAGTTTAGTAGTTGATTACACAGATGGTTTCTTAAACAACCAATTAGAAGAGGAATTCACACGAAAACTAGGAAATAATCTCAATACTAAATTTATTTTTAGAGATAAGCTTCCGATAAATCCTTTTAAAAGAAATGAAATAGACTTAGGTGGCTTTACCGTGCCAGAAGAAAATGATGATATAGCAGATAGAGTAGTTCAAATTATAGATTTCGTATTTAAACTTGGTATCCAACAAAGTAGTTTATTAAAAGAATCTATCAAAAGTGGTTTAGATATATATGGCGAAAACTTTACTTTCACTAAATTAAAACAAAGATTGATTGATCAAGAAACTACTAATGCTAATACTTTAGTTGGAAGAATTGACAAATTATTAGATAAAGACCCGTTTGCATATAACAACAACGAGTTTACTTGGAATGAAATATTCAATAATGAAGGTAAAGTAACTATTATGCAATTAAAAGGTTTTGTTGCAAGTATTCAAAAAGTGATAACTGAATTCTTACTATGGGATTTATATAATTTTACCGAACGAGAAGGAAGTAAAAATGTTCCTATCCCTGTTTTATTAGATGAAATGCAGAACTTGAATCATAAAGAAAGTTCTCCTACAACTAAAATTTTAAAAGAGGGTAGAAAATTTGGATGGTCTTCATGGCTTGCTACACAGTCTATCAGCTCTATAAAAAATAACGGAGGAGATATTTCGGCACTATTTAATGCCGCTGAGCAAGTTCACTTTGCCCCACCGGAAGATCAAATCGCCTTTATTAGTAAGAATAAAAATAATGACGAAAAAAGAAAAATGGAACAAGATTTATCATCATTAAATAAAGGAGAATGTTTAGTAATAGGTTTTTCTAACATTAATGGAGAACTAGTCAAAAAAACAGAAATTGTTGAAGTAACTTCTTTAGAAGATAGGGAATAA
- the isaB gene encoding immunodominant staphylococcal antigen IsaB family protein — protein MNKVVKTIASTTLAFGTLLGVSSAVLPVQDTAHAATQTKGYYYSYNGYVDKDAKFLTDKNFINAIKHDNIKFNGIKLAKTNSTTVKEKYNQKFTGVTSNGKKANKLQFIVKGDLTYSQLKKAYGKDLKKVKGNNNVKGSGIYVYKPNKDGLATSFVLNNNKVVEVDISYVGFTTSK, from the coding sequence ATGAATAAAGTAGTTAAAACTATTGCCTCAACAACATTAGCATTTGGAACACTTTTAGGAGTGAGTAGCGCGGTATTACCAGTACAAGATACTGCCCATGCAGCAACGCAAACTAAAGGGTATTACTACTCTTATAATGGTTACGTGGATAAAGACGCTAAATTCTTAACAGACAAGAACTTTATTAACGCAATCAAACATGACAACATTAAATTTAATGGTATCAAACTTGCTAAAACAAATAGCACAACTGTAAAAGAAAAGTATAATCAGAAATTTACTGGCGTAACAAGCAATGGCAAAAAAGCGAATAAATTACAATTTATAGTTAAAGGCGATTTAACGTACAGTCAACTTAAAAAAGCTTATGGTAAAGATTTGAAAAAAGTAAAAGGCAACAATAATGTTAAAGGTAGCGGTATTTACGTTTATAAACCAAATAAAGATGGTTTAGCAACATCATTTGTTCTTAATAACAATAAAGTTGTAGAAGTAGATATTAGTTACGTAGGCTTTACAACAAGTAAATAA
- a CDS encoding YolD-like family protein — protein MIPNPNAPDEYKYETDYRKIPRQYLDANIPQGRGMVKWAPFATMPEQYQRLNDFIEEQNKIAMPSLSDDQFENINRQLTYKFTQHQLAMISYWRNGYIQSIAAYIRRIDSLNRCITISNENGSQTMKLDFEVICNVE, from the coding sequence ATGATTCCAAATCCTAATGCGCCAGATGAATATAAATATGAAACTGATTATCGTAAAATACCAAGACAATATTTAGACGCTAATATTCCTCAAGGACGTGGCATGGTGAAGTGGGCTCCCTTTGCGACAATGCCAGAACAATATCAACGATTGAATGATTTTATTGAGGAACAGAATAAAATTGCCATGCCTTCATTGTCAGATGATCAATTCGAAAATATCAATCGACAGCTCACTTATAAATTCACACAGCACCAATTGGCAATGATTAGTTATTGGAGAAATGGCTATATTCAATCAATTGCTGCGTATATACGTCGTATCGATTCGCTAAATCGCTGTATCACAATTAGTAATGAGAATGGTTCACAAACGATGAAACTCGATTTTGAGGTTATTTGTAATGTAGAGTAA
- the isaB gene encoding immunodominant staphylococcal antigen IsaB family protein: MRKTTKTLVTTTLALSTLFGVGVTSALTETSIAHAESKATTNTTHSKANATSAYYNYKGYAGQDVSFVLDKHFKNAIKAENVTFNGIKLKATTSFKNVKKYDQYFRNVSKDGKTASLLDLNVTGKMTLDQLNKTYGKDLQKVNNHKHNTTGIYFYQPNTKGMTVWFDVDKGKVDRVVMGYSTVKQAMKETK, translated from the coding sequence TTGAGAAAAACTACAAAAACATTAGTCACAACGACATTAGCACTAAGCACATTATTTGGTGTAGGTGTTACGAGTGCATTGACGGAAACATCTATTGCACATGCTGAATCTAAAGCTACGACAAACACAACTCATTCTAAAGCGAACGCGACATCTGCATATTACAATTATAAAGGATATGCAGGTCAAGACGTGTCATTTGTATTAGATAAACATTTTAAAAATGCAATAAAAGCTGAAAATGTCACATTCAATGGTATTAAATTGAAAGCAACAACATCATTTAAAAATGTTAAAAAATATGATCAATATTTTAGAAACGTTTCGAAAGATGGTAAAACGGCATCATTACTTGATTTAAACGTAACAGGTAAAATGACATTGGATCAATTAAATAAAACTTACGGTAAAGATTTACAAAAGGTAAATAACCATAAGCATAATACAACAGGCATCTATTTCTACCAGCCAAATACAAAAGGAATGACAGTATGGTTTGATGTAGATAAAGGTAAAGTTGATCGCGTAGTAATGGGCTATAGCACTGTAAAACAAGCTATGAAAGAAACAAAATAA
- a CDS encoding arginine repressor yields MKKNKRLDLIATVVKNNRFNKKEEIADYIDTHFGVRYSVTTISRDLKELKIFKVPAVSNQSYYKKLDNTQQMDAKTKLLHYYDSEIKSIIIKDSYILIKTSPGFAQCINYFIDRMNINEILGTVGGNDTLMVLTNSEEMAKYVHYKLFNHKYSN; encoded by the coding sequence ATGAAAAAGAATAAACGTCTAGATCTCATCGCAACGGTAGTTAAGAATAACCGATTTAACAAAAAGGAAGAGATTGCAGATTACATCGATACGCATTTCGGGGTACGCTATAGCGTAACTACGATTTCAAGAGATTTGAAAGAATTAAAGATTTTTAAAGTTCCAGCTGTAAGTAATCAATCCTATTATAAAAAGTTAGATAATACGCAACAAATGGATGCTAAAACGAAACTGCTACATTATTACGACAGTGAAATTAAAAGTATTATAATAAAAGATAGCTACATACTTATCAAAACATCTCCAGGATTTGCGCAATGCATTAATTATTTTATTGATCGAATGAATATTAATGAAATATTAGGGACAGTAGGTGGCAATGACACATTGATGGTACTAACTAATTCTGAAGAAATGGCTAAATATGTGCATTATAAATTATTTAATCATAAATATTCAAATTAA
- the arcA gene encoding arginine deiminase → MTQGPIQVNSEIGRLKTVLLKRPGKELENLVPDHLSGLLFDDIPYLKVAQEEHDKFAQTLRDEGVEVVYLEKLAAEAIADKDVREQFIDDILAESQKTVLGHEAEIKTFFATLSDQELIDKIMAGVRKEEIELKTTHLVEYMDDRYPFYLDPMPNLYFTRDPQASVGRGMTINRMYWRARRRESLFMTYILKYHPRFKDADVPVWLDRNSPFNIEGGDELILSKDALAIGISERTSAQAIERLARNIFKDESTTFKKVIAIEIPNSRTFMHLDTVFTMIDYDKFTVHSAIFKEENNMNLFTIEYDEAKDDIKITHSNKLRETLADVLGVEKIEFIPTGNGDVIDGAREQWNDGSNTLCIRPGVVVTYDRNYVSNQLLRDKGIKVLEITGSELVRGRGGPRCMSQPLFREDI, encoded by the coding sequence ATGACTCAAGGACCTATCCAAGTAAACAGTGAAATCGGCAGATTGAAAACAGTATTACTCAAACGACCTGGTAAAGAACTAGAAAATTTAGTACCAGATCACTTAAGTGGCTTGCTATTCGATGATATTCCTTATTTAAAAGTGGCACAAGAAGAACACGACAAATTTGCACAAACACTTCGTGATGAAGGTGTAGAAGTTGTTTATCTAGAAAAACTAGCAGCTGAAGCCATTGCAGATAAAGATGTGCGTGAACAATTTATTGACGATATTCTTGCAGAATCTCAAAAAACAGTCTTAGGACATGAAGCTGAAATTAAAACATTCTTTGCGACATTATCAGACCAAGAATTAATTGACAAAATTATGGCTGGTGTAAGAAAAGAAGAAATTGAACTTAAAACAACACATCTCGTTGAATATATGGATGATAGATATCCTTTCTATTTAGACCCAATGCCTAACCTTTACTTTACACGTGACCCTCAAGCATCAGTAGGTAGAGGTATGACAATCAACAGAATGTATTGGAGAGCACGTCGTAGAGAATCTCTATTTATGACATACATTCTAAAATATCATCCAAGATTTAAAGATGCAGATGTACCGGTATGGTTAGACAGAAATTCACCATTTAACATCGAAGGTGGCGATGAGTTAATTCTTTCTAAAGATGCTTTAGCCATTGGTATTTCAGAGCGTACATCAGCACAAGCGATTGAACGCTTAGCACGTAATATATTCAAAGATGAATCTACAACATTCAAAAAAGTGATTGCGATTGAAATTCCAAATAGCCGTACGTTCATGCATTTAGATACAGTATTCACAATGATTGACTACGATAAATTCACAGTGCATTCAGCAATTTTCAAAGAAGAAAATAATATGAATTTATTTACAATTGAATACGATGAAGCCAAAGACGACATTAAAATCACACATTCTAATAAACTACGTGAAACGCTAGCAGACGTACTTGGCGTTGAAAAAATCGAGTTTATCCCAACTGGTAATGGTGACGTGATAGACGGCGCACGTGAACAATGGAATGACGGTTCAAACACGCTATGTATACGCCCAGGTGTGGTTGTTACTTATGACCGAAACTACGTATCAAACCAATTACTTCGTGATAAAGGCATTAAAGTGCTTGAAATTACTGGTAGTGAACTTGTTCGTGGACGTGGGGGCCCAAGATGTATGAGCCAACCATTATTTAGAGAAGATATTTAA